The following coding sequences lie in one Haladaptatus sp. DJG-WS-42 genomic window:
- a CDS encoding response regulator: MGDEDRPVILVVEDEADVAETYEIWLSGKYDVTVANNGREALSAITEEVDVVLLDRMMPGLSGDEVLSTIRERDLNCRVAMVTAVEPDFDIIDMGFDAYLSKPVSKHQLHDTVDSLVERATYSGLLQEYYALAETKAALMTGKRIEELEQNDAYNELEAKLADVEARLDETQGGFTDETSFISALRDLGGMNGDQS; encoded by the coding sequence ATGGGTGACGAAGACAGGCCAGTCATTCTCGTTGTCGAAGACGAAGCTGACGTGGCAGAAACGTACGAGATTTGGCTCAGTGGCAAGTATGACGTGACCGTTGCAAATAACGGCCGTGAAGCGCTTTCAGCCATCACCGAAGAGGTAGACGTTGTCCTCCTTGACCGAATGATGCCGGGGCTCTCTGGAGACGAAGTGCTCTCGACAATCCGTGAGCGCGACCTCAACTGCCGAGTGGCGATGGTGACGGCCGTAGAGCCGGATTTCGACATTATCGACATGGGATTCGATGCCTATCTCAGCAAGCCGGTGAGCAAACACCAATTACACGACACCGTCGATAGTCTCGTAGAGCGAGCGACCTACTCTGGACTCCTACAAGAATACTACGCGCTCGCAGAGACGAAAGCAGCGCTTATGACCGGGAAACGTATCGAAGAACTCGAACAAAACGACGCATACAACGAACTCGAAGCCAAGCTAGCGGACGTGGAAGCACGGCTGGATGAGACGCAAGGTGGGTTCACCGACGAGACATCGTTTATCAGCGCACTTCGAGATTTGGGGGGTATGAATGGAGACCAATCGTAA
- a CDS encoding ATP-dependent DNA helicase, with product MSDQPGVAEVDDADWRDYFGFDAPYDQQAKVIERTIRTAKGKGYFVFEGPCGTGKTMAALTAASYLVRETDLYDRVVVVTPVKQQLAQFVSDMRALNEGRDDPLSAVALDSKGDLCPYEREGIFPDDASVHDRCEDLRDHTSSLVKLNDGEKGGLPKESAISGVREDAEKWWDPARAEKLAAAARQDAETWQSLNTATLETAGAKSPYPTHQPTAPDEVLDSDTGNGPLYCPFEADWYARDKGSPVGFEHGENGVVTINELLPQSVEHGTCPHRVMQVLLGNAEVVIGNYMHLFDGQTRVLTDAILDENTFVIVDEAHRVEERVRDILSDRVGLHSLRRARGDLQMLTKHASKTREHKMEVNEALGTYEVSLDHVHRAIEFYNAVMDWMDERITAHLDEEFDDWQRAIQYDDFPEEDIEIPLRPPESEDVDDLSTWAKAEGYGERLWQAMGPLGVAVDAILEEIEPNRSTVCGAVGTLMTGWWENSRATYFRELVLEHSPKELGETANVWERAFTPALVMYNCLPSEECREIFNTVGGGVLMSATLEPLNVFQEVVGLADFDPDRPVDAHTFDLRFPPENRATWGVDLTPFTARNRGSPTAGEDNTVREEYAYALRELARSPGNVLICMPNYREATWAAARLREDVSKPVLVDESSSNEDTERLKQSFFDGGEKVLVTSTRGTLTEGVDYDGDKLATCAVVGVPLVNTRSPRVRAVRFAYAEAFGPENAFTYALTVPAVRRTRQALGRVIRGPDERGVRALIDQRYCETTRRDDVRACLSAEERTEQVRMTPMFLSAQIEQFWNRTGNS from the coding sequence ATGAGTGACCAGCCGGGGGTGGCAGAAGTTGACGACGCAGACTGGCGCGACTACTTCGGCTTCGACGCCCCCTACGACCAGCAGGCGAAGGTCATAGAGCGCACCATCCGGACGGCAAAGGGGAAAGGCTACTTCGTCTTCGAAGGCCCGTGTGGCACGGGCAAGACGATGGCCGCGCTCACCGCTGCCTCCTATCTGGTCCGCGAAACAGACCTCTACGACCGCGTGGTCGTCGTGACGCCGGTCAAACAGCAACTCGCGCAGTTCGTTTCGGATATGCGCGCGCTCAACGAAGGCCGCGACGACCCACTTTCTGCAGTTGCGCTCGACAGCAAGGGTGACCTTTGTCCCTACGAGCGCGAAGGAATTTTTCCCGACGACGCGAGCGTCCACGACCGATGTGAAGACCTCAGAGACCACACCAGTTCGCTCGTGAAACTCAACGACGGCGAGAAAGGAGGGCTTCCGAAAGAGAGCGCCATTTCGGGCGTGCGTGAGGATGCAGAGAAATGGTGGGACCCCGCGCGCGCAGAGAAACTCGCCGCCGCTGCGAGACAGGACGCAGAGACGTGGCAGTCGCTCAACACGGCCACCCTCGAAACCGCCGGTGCGAAATCACCGTATCCAACCCACCAACCAACCGCGCCCGACGAGGTGCTTGATTCGGACACCGGCAACGGCCCGCTCTACTGTCCGTTCGAGGCCGACTGGTACGCTCGCGATAAGGGCTCGCCCGTCGGTTTCGAGCACGGCGAAAACGGCGTCGTGACCATCAACGAGTTGCTTCCCCAGTCGGTCGAACACGGCACCTGTCCCCACCGCGTGATGCAAGTGCTTCTCGGGAACGCAGAAGTCGTCATCGGGAACTACATGCACCTGTTCGACGGCCAGACGCGGGTGCTCACCGACGCGATTCTGGACGAAAACACGTTCGTCATCGTTGACGAAGCCCACCGCGTCGAAGAGCGCGTCCGCGACATCCTTTCAGACCGCGTTGGCCTCCACTCGTTGCGGCGGGCACGCGGCGACCTCCAGATGCTCACCAAACACGCGAGCAAGACACGCGAGCACAAGATGGAGGTGAACGAAGCCCTCGGCACCTACGAAGTGTCGCTCGACCACGTCCACCGCGCCATCGAGTTTTACAACGCCGTCATGGACTGGATGGACGAACGCATTACTGCTCACTTAGACGAGGAGTTCGACGACTGGCAGCGGGCGATTCAGTACGACGATTTCCCCGAAGAAGACATCGAAATCCCGCTCAGGCCGCCAGAGAGCGAGGACGTAGATGACCTCTCGACGTGGGCCAAAGCAGAGGGGTATGGCGAACGCCTCTGGCAGGCGATGGGACCGCTCGGCGTGGCCGTCGATGCCATCCTCGAAGAAATCGAGCCGAATCGAAGCACCGTCTGTGGCGCGGTTGGGACGCTCATGACGGGCTGGTGGGAGAACAGTCGAGCCACCTACTTCCGCGAACTCGTCCTTGAACATTCTCCAAAGGAACTCGGCGAGACAGCGAACGTCTGGGAACGCGCGTTCACGCCCGCGCTTGTCATGTACAACTGCCTCCCGTCTGAGGAGTGCAGAGAGATATTCAACACCGTTGGCGGTGGCGTGTTGATGAGCGCGACGCTCGAACCACTGAACGTGTTCCAAGAGGTCGTTGGCCTCGCTGACTTCGATCCAGATCGCCCCGTCGATGCCCACACGTTCGACCTTCGGTTCCCACCCGAAAACCGCGCGACGTGGGGCGTTGACCTGACGCCGTTTACCGCGCGAAATCGCGGGTCGCCAACCGCGGGTGAGGACAACACCGTTCGCGAGGAGTACGCCTACGCGCTGCGCGAACTCGCCCGCAGTCCGGGGAACGTTCTCATCTGCATGCCGAACTACCGAGAAGCGACGTGGGCGGCGGCTCGGCTGCGGGAGGACGTTTCGAAGCCCGTTCTCGTGGACGAAAGCTCGTCGAACGAGGACACAGAACGCTTGAAACAGTCGTTTTTCGACGGTGGCGAAAAGGTGCTCGTCACGAGTACGCGGGGGACGCTCACCGAGGGTGTCGATTATGACGGCGACAAACTCGCCACGTGTGCGGTCGTTGGCGTCCCGCTCGTGAACACGCGGTCGCCGCGCGTGCGGGCGGTTCGGTTCGCCTACGCAGAGGCGTTCGGTCCCGAGAACGCCTTCACCTACGCACTCACGGTTCCTGCGGTTCGCCGCACGCGACAGGCGCTTGGTCGCGTGATTCGCGGGCCAGACGAACGCGGTGTGCGCGCGCTCATCGACCAACGCTACTGCGAGACGACGAGACGCGATGACGTTCGTGCGTGTCTGTCTGCCGAAGAGCGGACCGAGCAAGTACGGATGACGCCAATGTTCCTGTCCGCGCAGATTGAACAATTTTGGAACAGAACGGGGAATTCGTGA
- a CDS encoding RAD55 family ATPase, giving the protein METNRNTDEEQTGYELEEILPEETLHVPPGTNILIAGPPMSGKRELALSILAQGATNGEGNVIVSTDRGADTITKDFTKLVPNLDRKSLGIVESRESGGSAKDEFVHSVASPGDLTGIGIGISQFMQRFSQNGITRTRLALDSVSTLLSYVEVRTVFKFCHVLTARLEAVGYLGVFTLDTGAHDAQAINTIKQVFDGMIELRESDTGIEMRVVGLGGKRTKWAAYEPNHS; this is encoded by the coding sequence ATGGAGACCAATCGTAACACAGACGAAGAACAAACGGGCTACGAGCTGGAGGAAATTCTCCCCGAGGAGACGCTCCACGTCCCACCGGGCACGAACATTCTGATAGCCGGGCCGCCGATGAGCGGGAAGCGAGAACTGGCGTTGTCCATCCTCGCACAAGGTGCCACAAACGGAGAGGGGAACGTCATCGTCTCGACAGACCGCGGCGCAGACACCATCACCAAAGATTTCACAAAGCTGGTTCCGAACCTCGATCGAAAGTCGCTCGGTATCGTGGAGTCACGTGAATCGGGTGGCTCTGCAAAAGACGAGTTCGTCCACTCAGTTGCATCACCGGGCGACCTGACGGGCATTGGTATCGGTATCTCGCAGTTCATGCAGCGGTTCAGCCAGAACGGCATCACGCGAACGAGACTCGCCCTCGACTCCGTTTCGACACTGCTCTCGTATGTCGAAGTTCGGACGGTGTTCAAGTTCTGTCACGTACTCACTGCCCGACTGGAAGCGGTTGGCTATCTCGGCGTCTTCACCTTAGATACCGGCGCACACGACGCACAGGCCATAAACACCATCAAGCAGGTGTTCGACGGCATGATCGAACTCCGTGAGAGCGACACCGGTATCGAGATGCGCGTGGTTGGTCTCGGCGGCAAGCGCACGAAGTGGGCGGCGTACGAACCCAATCACTCTTAG
- a CDS encoding AAA family ATPase, with the protein MSSGVRDEGLTLTVQSAEKRDAGRGVARLPEAARRTLGVLSGDTVIIEGTAATVAKVWPAGAGLSKKAVRIDADTRANAGVNIGDEVQVRPVDVADAAMVEITPEHEFADDDEATRAIRDALVDRPLTAGEQLHVPRLGNGSLSVTRTQPDGMVRVTGQTRLVLLEPSTTAPKQAARPVTTDDSGVNYEDIGGLDDELEQVREMIELPLSEPELFTQLGIDPPKGVLLYGPPGTGKTLIAKAVANEVNAHFSVISGPEIVSKYKGESEEKLREAFETATANAPAIIFIDEIDSIAGTRDDDADMETRVVAQLLTLLDGLEDRGQVVVIGATNRVDAIDSALRRGGRFDREIEIGVPGIEGRREILDVHTRGMPLADDVDVALLAKRTHGFVGADLKTLATEAAMHALRGREDGTPLTVSRADFESALAVVDPSAMREYVAETPNVDFSAVGGLEAAKQTLEEAVIWPLEYGALFEAANTDPPSGVLLYGPPGTGKTLLARALAGESGVNFIRVAGPELLDRYVGESEKAVRKVFDRARQAAPAIIFFDEIDAIAARRDDSHEVTERVVSQLLTEMDGVVDNPNLMVLAATNRREVLDPALVRAGRLETHIEVPAPDEAARRAILAVHLAGKPLAADVDAEKLATDTRGYSGADLRSVVRQAAMYAIREFAAENGPEAATSRADELEIRASHFTQAVEQVEPSLT; encoded by the coding sequence ATGAGTTCGGGTGTGCGAGACGAGGGGCTCACGCTCACGGTGCAGAGTGCCGAAAAACGCGACGCGGGACGGGGTGTCGCACGCCTTCCCGAAGCCGCACGGCGGACACTCGGCGTCCTGAGTGGTGACACGGTCATCATCGAAGGAACCGCCGCAACCGTCGCAAAAGTGTGGCCTGCAGGTGCTGGCCTCTCGAAAAAAGCGGTTAGAATCGACGCCGACACCCGCGCGAACGCCGGGGTCAACATCGGCGACGAGGTGCAGGTTCGACCGGTTGACGTGGCAGACGCCGCGATGGTCGAAATCACCCCCGAACACGAGTTTGCCGACGACGACGAGGCGACACGAGCCATCCGCGACGCGCTCGTAGACCGGCCGCTCACCGCAGGCGAACAGCTTCACGTCCCGCGACTCGGCAACGGCTCACTTTCCGTGACTCGAACCCAGCCTGACGGGATGGTTCGGGTGACGGGACAGACGCGCCTTGTCTTGCTCGAACCGAGTACCACCGCACCGAAGCAGGCTGCACGCCCCGTGACAACAGACGATTCGGGTGTCAACTACGAGGACATCGGCGGCTTAGATGACGAGCTAGAGCAGGTCAGAGAGATGATTGAGCTTCCGCTCTCAGAGCCGGAGCTGTTCACCCAGTTGGGCATCGACCCGCCGAAAGGCGTCCTGCTCTACGGGCCGCCCGGCACGGGCAAAACGCTCATCGCCAAAGCGGTGGCAAACGAAGTGAATGCCCACTTCTCGGTGATTTCTGGGCCGGAAATCGTCTCGAAGTACAAGGGTGAGTCAGAGGAGAAACTGCGCGAAGCGTTCGAGACGGCGACTGCAAACGCGCCAGCCATCATCTTCATCGACGAAATCGACTCGATTGCGGGCACCCGCGACGACGACGCCGACATGGAAACCCGTGTCGTCGCCCAGTTGCTCACCCTCCTTGACGGGCTTGAGGACCGCGGACAGGTCGTCGTCATCGGCGCGACCAACCGCGTTGATGCTATCGACTCCGCCTTGCGCCGCGGCGGGCGGTTCGACCGTGAAATCGAAATTGGCGTCCCCGGCATCGAAGGACGGCGCGAAATTCTCGACGTCCACACCCGTGGGATGCCACTCGCGGACGACGTGGACGTGGCACTGCTCGCAAAGCGTACCCATGGCTTCGTTGGCGCGGACTTGAAAACGCTCGCCACGGAAGCAGCGATGCACGCGCTTCGCGGCCGGGAAGACGGCACGCCGCTCACCGTCTCGCGCGCCGACTTTGAATCCGCGCTCGCGGTGGTTGACCCGTCAGCGATGCGCGAGTACGTGGCAGAGACGCCGAACGTGGACTTCAGCGCGGTTGGTGGGCTTGAAGCGGCAAAGCAAACCTTAGAGGAGGCGGTCATCTGGCCGCTCGAATACGGCGCGCTGTTCGAGGCGGCGAACACCGACCCGCCCTCTGGCGTGCTGTTGTACGGGCCGCCCGGCACTGGAAAAACGCTGCTTGCGCGCGCGCTCGCTGGCGAGAGTGGAGTGAACTTTATCCGGGTTGCCGGACCGGAGCTACTCGACCGCTACGTCGGGGAGTCAGAGAAAGCCGTCCGAAAGGTGTTCGACCGGGCGCGACAGGCCGCCCCCGCAATCATCTTCTTCGACGAAATCGATGCGATTGCTGCGCGCAGAGACGACAGCCACGAGGTGACCGAGCGCGTCGTCTCGCAACTGCTCACCGAGATGGACGGCGTCGTTGACAACCCGAACCTGATGGTGCTTGCAGCCACGAATCGACGGGAGGTCCTCGACCCGGCGCTCGTTCGCGCGGGTCGGTTAGAGACGCACATCGAGGTGCCCGCACCGGACGAAGCCGCCCGTCGGGCGATTCTCGCGGTGCACCTCGCAGGCAAGCCGCTTGCAGCCGATGTGGATGCAGAGAAACTGGCCACGGACACCCGTGGCTACTCGGGGGCAGACCTGCGGTCGGTGGTTCGACAGGCTGCGATGTACGCGATTCGGGAGTTTGCCGCAGAAAACGGTCCGGAAGCCGCAACAAGCCGCGCAGACGAGTTGGAGATTCGCGCAAGCCACTTCACACAGGCCGTAGAGCAGGTAGAGCCCTCGTTGACCTAA